Proteins from one Sabethes cyaneus chromosome 2, idSabCyanKW18_F2, whole genome shotgun sequence genomic window:
- the LOC128736543 gene encoding clumping factor B-like: protein MEPLCTSSGPQGPNQPPPTSPAIASGSDSNPVSDCDCYCTSDCDSHSYFNTDSESDPNSGLDSTLDSGPNSDSQLESDTDFNSDSDCDCASDSNFDPNSGLDSDFDSDSDCDFDFESNSEPDSDSELDTDSDLYSDSDPDSDFDTDTDSDSDFDSGFDSKFDSDSNSYSNSDSESNSGSDSYSNSN from the exons ATGGAACCACTGTGCACCAGCAGCGGGCCGCAAGGTCCCAACCAGCCACCACCGACCAGCCCAGCCATCG CCTCAGGCTCAGACTCAAACCCCGTCTCCGACTGCGACTGCTACTGCACCTCCGACTGCGACTCCCACTCCTATTTCAACACCGACTCCGAATCCGACCCCAACTCAGGCTTAGACTCAACCTTAGATTCAGGACCAAACTCAGACTCACAATTAGAATCTGACACCGACTTCAATTCCGACTCCGACTGCGACTGCGCCTCCGACTCCAACTTTGACCCCAACTCAGGCTTAGACTCAGACTTCGACTCCGACTCCGATTGCGATTTCGATTTCGAATCCAACTCAG AACCAGACTCAGACTCCGAGTTAGACACAGACTCAGACTTATACTCAGACTCTGACCCAGACTCAGACTTCGACACCGACACCGACTCCGACTCCGACTTCGACTCTGGTTTCGACTCCAAATTTGACTCCGACTCAAATTCCTACTCCAACTCAGACTCCGAATCCAACTCAGGCTCAGACTCATATTCAAACTCAAACTAA